Proteins encoded together in one Microcebus murinus isolate Inina chromosome 16, M.murinus_Inina_mat1.0, whole genome shotgun sequence window:
- the SLCO4A1 gene encoding solute carrier organic anion transporter family member 4A1, with protein sequence MPQHATGDKPFASMLPLTFPGPASALENGVEHAPPGRRASPGSPLSPGSLRSAAHSPPDACSQPLCDLGKRGAHEMRYVSAGPQSTACGWRAFAPACLQAFNTPKGFLLFLCAASFLQGMTVNGFINTVVTSIERRFHLHSCQSGLVASAYDIAACLCLAFVSYFGGSGHRPRWLGRGVLVMGAGSLVFALPHFAAGPYEVQVDAWAAACPANRSAACGDRASGLSGYRLVFMLGQFLHGVGATPLYTLGVTYLDENVKSSYSPVYIAIFYTAAILGPAAGYLLGGAMLNIYTDVGRRTELTTESPLWVGAWWIGFLGAGAAAFLIAIPILGYPRQLPGSQRYVVMRASETQQLKDDGHGATSSPDFGKTIRDLPLSLWLLMKNPTFILLCLAGATEATLIAGMSTFGPKFLESQFSLSASEAATLFGYLVVPAGGGGTFLGGFFVNRLKLRGPGVVRFCLLCALVGLLGISVFSLHCPNVPMAGVTDSDGGSLLLEGRLNLTMPCNVACACRPEHYSPVCGSDGVMYYSPCHAGCRAASQTGLGGQKVYRDCSCPQNLSSGLGQATAGTCSSACPRKPLLLGFVFVVIFFTFLSSIPALMATLRCVCDRQRSFALGIQWIVVRTLGGIPGPIAFGWVIDKACLLWQDQCGRQGSCLVYWNSAMSRYMLIMGLLYKVLGVLFFSAACFLYKPLAASSDGLEASLPSQSSASGNPTPLQLRSDEV encoded by the exons ATGCCCCAGCACGCCACGGGGGACAAGCCCTTCGCCTCCATGCTGCCGCTCACCTTTCCCGGCCCGGCGTCCGCGTTGGAAAACGGGGTTGAGCACGCGCCCCCCGGGAGGCGGGCGTCCCCGGGCTCGCCCCTGAGCCCCGGGTCCCTGCGCTCCGCCGCGCACAGCCCCCCGGACGCCTGCAGCCAGCCCCTGTGCGACCTCGGGAAGCGGGGCGCCCACGAGATGCGCTACGTCTCGGCCGGGCCGCAGAGCACGGCGTGCGGCTGGCGGGCCTTCGCGCCCGCGTGCCTGCAGGCCTTCAACACGCCCAAGGGCTTCCTGCTCTTCCTGTGCGCGGCCTCGTTCCTGCAGGGCATGACGGTGAACGGCTTCATCAACACGGTGGTCACCTCCATCGAGCGCCGCTTCCACCTGCACAGCTGCCAGAGCGGGCTGGTGGCCAGCGCCTACGACATCGCGGCCTGCCTCTGCCTCGCCTTCGTCAGCTACTTCGGGGGCAGCGGGCACCGGCCGCGCTGGCTGGGCCGCGGCGTGCTGGTCATGGGCGCTGGCTCGCTGGTGTTCGCGCTGCCGCACTTCGCCGCCGGCCCCTACGAGGTGCAGGTGGACGCCTGGGCGGCGGCCTGCCCGGCCAACCGGAGCGCGGCGTGCGGGGACCGCGCCTCAGGCCTGTCCGGCTACCGGCTGGTCTTCATGCTGGGCCAGTTCCTGCACGGCGTGGGCGCCACGCCTCTCTACACGCTGGGCGTCACCTACCTGGATGAGAACGTCAAGTCCAGCTACTCACCCGTCTACATCG CCATCTTCTACACCGCGGCCATCCTTGGGCCGGCCGCCGGCTACCTGCTTGGAGGCGCCATGCTGAACATTTACACGGACGTGGGCAGACG GACAGAGCTGACCACTGAGAGCCCGCTGTGGGTGGGTGCCTGGTGGATTGGCTTCCTGGGCGCGGGGGCCGCTGCCTTCCTCATCGCCATCCCCATCCTCGGCTACCCCCGGCAGCTGCCAG GCTCCCAGCGCTACGTGGTCATGAGGGCGTCGGAGACGCAGCAGCTGAAAGACGACGGCCACGGGGCCACGAGCAGCCCGGACTTCGGGAAAACCATCCGAGATCTGCCCCT CTCCCTCTGGCTACTCATGAAGAACCCCACCTTCATCCTGCTCTGCCTGGCGGGGGCCACCGAGGCCACGCTCATCGCCGGCATGTCCACGTTCGGCCCCAAATTCCTCGAGTCCCAGTTCAGCCTGAGTGCCTCGGAAGCTGCCACCTTGTTTG ggtACCTGGTGGtgccggcgggcggcggcggcacGTTCCTGGGCGGCTTCTTCGTGAACAGGCTGAAGCTCCGCGGCCCCGGCGTCGTGAGGTTCTGCCTGCTGTGCGCCCTGGTCGGGCTGCTGGGCATCTCCGTGTTCTCCCTGCACTGCCCCAACGTGCCCATGGCGGGCGTCACGGACAGCGACGGCGGCAG CCTCCTGCTCGAAGGCCGCCTGAACCTGACCATGCCCTGCAACGTGGCCTGTGCCTGCCGGCCTGAGCACTACAGCCCTGTGTGTGGCTCCGACGGCGTCATGTACTACTCGCCTTGCCACGCGGGGTGCCGCGCAGCCTCCCAGACCGGCCTGGGCGGCCAAAAG GTGTACCGAGACTGTAGCTGTCCTCAGAATCTGTCCTCTGGTCTGGGCCAGGCCACCGCAGGGACATGCTCTTCCGCTTGTCCGAGAAAGCCCCTCCTCCTGGGTTTCGTTTTCGTTGTAATTTTCTTTACGTTCCTCAGCAGCATCCCCGCGCTCATGGCAACGCTACG GTGTGTCTGTGACCGGCAGAGATCCTTTGCGCTGGGAATCCAGTGGATTGTAGTTAGAACACTAG GGGGCATCCCGGGGCCCATCGCCTTCGGCTGGGTGATCGACAAGGCCTGCCTGCTGTGGCAGGACCAGTGCggccgccagggctcctgcctggTGTACTGGAACTCGGCCATGAGCCGCTACATGCTCATCATGGGGCTCCTCTACAAG GTGCTGGGCGTCCTCTTCTTCTCGGCCGCCTGCTTCCTGTACAAGCCCCTGGCAGCATCCTCAGACGGCCTGGAAGCTTCCCTGCCCAGCCAGTCCTCGGCGTCCGGCAACCCCACGCCCCTCCAGCTCCGGAGCGACGAGGTCTGA